In the genome of Mycteria americana isolate JAX WOST 10 ecotype Jacksonville Zoo and Gardens chromosome 7, USCA_MyAme_1.0, whole genome shotgun sequence, one region contains:
- the DHCR24 gene encoding delta(24)-sterol reductase yields MSPVWSLGAGLLLLLLWVRHRGLEAVLVHHRWVFVCLFLLPLSILFDVYYQLRAWAVWRLHSAPRQHAQRVRHIQAQVREWKNEGSKRYMCTGRPGWLTVSLRVGKYKKIHKNIMINLMDVLEVDSERQVVRVEPLVTMGQLTAHLNPMGWTIPVVPELDDLTVGGLIMGTGIESSSHIYGLFQHTCVAYELVLADGSLVRCSPTENSDLFYAVPWSCGTLGFLVAAEIKMIPAKKYVKIHYEPVRGLQKICEKFTEESKKKENSFVEGLVYSLEEAVIMTGVLTDEAEQSKINRIGNYYKPWFFKHVEKYLKADRTGIEYIPSRHYYHRHTRSIFWELQDIIPFGNNPVFRYLFGWMVPPKISLLKLTQGEAIRKLYEQHHVVQDMLVPMKSLEKSIQTFHVDLNVYPLWLCPFILPNNPGMVHPKGDEAELYVDIGAYGEPKRKQFEARASMRQMEKFVRSVHGFQMLYADCYMTREEFWDMFDGSLYHKLREQMNCKDAFPEVYDKICKAARH; encoded by the exons ATGTCGCCGGTGTGGTCGCTGGgcgcggggctgctgctgctgctgctgtgggtgcgGCACCGGGGGCTGGAGGCCGTGCTGGTGCACCACCGCTGGGTCTTCgtctgcctcttcctcctgccgCTCTCCATCCTCTTCGACGTCTACTACCAGCTGCGCGCCTGGGCCGTCTGGCGCCTCCACAGCGCCCCGCGGCAGCACGCCCAGCGCGTCCGCCACATCCAGGCGCAG GTTCGGGAGTGGAAAAATGAAGGCAGCAAAAGATACATGTGCACTGGCCGGCCCGGCTGGTTGACTGTATCACTTCGTGTTGGAAAGTATAAGAAGATTCATAAGAACATCATGATCAACTTAATGGATGTTCTGGAAGTGGACAGTGAAAGACAG GTTGTCCGTGTGGAACCTTTGGTGACCATGGGCCAGCTGACTGCACACCTGAATCCCATGGGCTGGACTATTCCTGTGGTACCAGAGCTTGATGATCTTACAGTAG GTGGCCTGATCATGGGAACTGGCATTGAGTCTTCATCCCATATATATGGACTTTTTCAACATACCTGTGTGGCCTATGAACTTGTTCTTGCTGACGGAAGCCTTGTGAGATGTTCACCA ACTGAAAATTCAGACCTATTTTATGCAGTGCCTTGGTCTTGTGGTACTCTGGGTTTCCTGgttgcagcagaaataaaaatgattccTGCCAAGAAATATGTCAAAATACATTATGAGCCTGTGAGAGGACTGCAGAAGATTTGTGAAAAGTTTACTGAAGAATCTAAGAAAAAGGAGAATAGTTTTGTGGAAGGACTTGTGTATTCTTTGGAAGAAGCAGTCATCATGACAGGAGTCTTGACTGATGAAGCTGAGCAAAGCAAG ATAAACAGAATTGGCAACTACTACAAGCCGTGGTTCTTTAAGCATGTGGAGAAGTATTTGAAAGCTGACAGAACTGGAATAGAATACATTCCCTCAAGACATTATTACCATAGACATACACGCAGTATCTTCTGGGAGCTCCAA gaTATCATTCCTTTTGGCAATAACCCTGTTTTCCGTTACCTCTTTGGCTGGATGGTTCCTCCAAAAATCTCGTTGTTAAAACTCACCCAAGGAGAAGCTATTCGAAAGCTGTACGAGCAACACCATGTTGTACAGGACATGTTGGTGCCAATGAAGAGCCTTGAAAAATCTATCCAGACCTTCCATGTTGACCTTAAT GTGTACCCTCTTTGGTTATGTCCTTTCATATTGCCCAATAATCCTGGTATGGTCCACCCAAAAGGGGACGAAGCAGAGCTCTACGTGGATATAGGAGCTTATGGAGAGcccaaaaggaaacaatttgAAGCCAGGGCTTCCATGAGGCAAATGGAAAAGTTTGTAAGAAGTGTGCATGG tttccAGATGCTGTATGCAGATTGCTATATGACCCGTGAGGAGTTCTGGGATATGTTTGATGGTTCGTTATACCACAAGCTGAGGGAGCAAATGAATTGCAAGGATGCCTTTCCAGAAGTGTATGACAAAATCTGCAAAGCTGCAAGGCACTGA